TCACCTATGGCGCTGGCGGCTCCACCCAAGGACGCACGCTGGAAGTGGCCCGCCATATCCAGGACGACCACGGCATCCTTGCTTTGGGCCATCTGACCTGCGTAGGCGCAACGCCCGCCCAAAGCCAAGCCGTTTTGGACGACTTCGCCGCCCATGGCATTGAGAACATCCTAGCCCTGCGCGGCGATAAGCCAAAGGATGCGCCGCCTGGGCCTTTAAACTGCTATGCGCAAGATCTTATCCGTCTGATTCGCAGCCGCAACCAGCCTTGCAGCATCGCTGCAGCCGCCTACCCGGAAGGCCATCTGGAAAGCCCTAACCGCGAAGAAGACTTAAAGCGCCTCAAGGAAAAAGTAGACAGCGGCGCTGATTTTCTCATCACCCAGATATTTTTTGACAATGCTATGCTCTACCGTTTTCTCGACGGCGCTCGCGCCCACGGCATTGCCGTCCCTGTTACCGCCGGCATTATGCCCGTGTTCAGCCGTTCTCAGGTCGAACGCATCTGTTCGCTCTGCGGCGCATCCCTGCCGCCGGCGCTGCTTCTCATCATGGACAAGTACGGCCACCAAAAAGAATCCATGGAAGAAGCCGGCC
This region of Anaeromusa acidaminophila DSM 3853 genomic DNA includes:
- the metF gene encoding methylenetetrahydrofolate reductase [NAD(P)H] → MLIHELFQQKKPVVSFEIFPPKPDSPLESIFQCIEELQQIKPDFISVTYGAGGSTQGRTLEVARHIQDDHGILALGHLTCVGATPAQSQAVLDDFAAHGIENILALRGDKPKDAPPGPLNCYAQDLIRLIRSRNQPCSIAAAAYPEGHLESPNREEDLKRLKEKVDSGADFLITQIFFDNAMLYRFLDGARAHGIAVPVTAGIMPVFSRSQVERICSLCGASLPPALLLIMDKYGHQKESMEEAGLEYASQQIEDLMQHGIEGIHLYTMNRPHLARTLAWNTGLR